A genomic stretch from Mycobacterium cookii includes:
- a CDS encoding TetR/AcrR family transcriptional regulator, which translates to MTGRGQPKRRMRADGELSRERILDAATQIAAERGYEGTSIALVSAKCGLPASSIYWHFKNKDDLIAAVIERSFAAWLKAWQVPDDGGPVDRLARFAMQVAKALLDSPDFIRLGLMLALERRPVEPRARAMFLEARAQTYDGLVETIRGFVPELTADQRHQLATYAIAGADGLFIAKELGGEAVDLLAQLELHAWALRNTALSMLSGDAGQ; encoded by the coding sequence ATGACGGGAAGGGGCCAGCCGAAACGGCGCATGCGCGCCGACGGTGAGTTGTCGCGTGAACGCATCCTCGACGCCGCCACCCAGATTGCCGCTGAGCGTGGATACGAGGGGACCAGCATCGCTCTGGTCAGCGCGAAATGCGGGCTGCCGGCCAGTTCCATCTACTGGCACTTCAAAAACAAGGACGACTTGATCGCGGCTGTGATCGAGCGCAGCTTCGCCGCCTGGCTCAAGGCTTGGCAGGTGCCCGACGACGGCGGGCCAGTTGACCGCTTGGCGAGGTTCGCGATGCAGGTCGCGAAGGCCTTGCTGGACTCACCCGACTTCATTCGACTGGGCCTGATGCTGGCGCTGGAACGTCGCCCGGTCGAGCCGCGGGCGCGGGCGATGTTCCTCGAGGCCCGGGCGCAGACCTACGACGGCCTGGTCGAGACCATCCGTGGTTTCGTCCCAGAGCTCACCGCTGACCAAAGACACCAGTTAGCCACCTATGCGATCGCGGGTGCTGACGGATTGTTCATCGCCAAAGAGCTCGGCGGCGAGGCGGTGGATCTGCTTGCGCAGTTGGAGTTGCACGCCTGGGCGCTGCGCAACACCGCGCTAAGCATGCTATCCGGGGATGCCGGCCAATGA
- a CDS encoding alpha/beta fold hydrolase, with protein MTTTALREHTVTVAGKPIFVAETGSGAPVVMLHGGGPGASGVSNYSRNIDALAEHFRVIVPDMPGYGRSAKGVDHSDPFGYLADMIRGLLDQLAIGTAHLVGNSYGGAAALRLTLEAPQRVDKLVLMGPGGIGTTRGAPTAGLKALLSYYGGDGPSRDKLAAFIRNYLVYEGACVPDSLIDTRYAASVDPEVVADPPLRRPSGPTALRTLWRMDLTRDKRLKKLQTSTLVLWGRDDKVNRPSGGPMLAGLMPNADLVITSRTGHWMQWERAELFNRIAVDFLSTPSVFDR; from the coding sequence ATGACCACCACCGCCTTACGCGAACACACCGTCACCGTCGCCGGCAAGCCGATCTTCGTCGCGGAGACCGGCAGCGGAGCACCCGTCGTCATGCTGCACGGCGGTGGGCCCGGGGCCTCGGGGGTGTCCAACTACTCGCGCAACATCGACGCTCTCGCAGAGCATTTCCGGGTGATCGTGCCGGATATGCCTGGCTACGGCCGCTCGGCCAAAGGCGTCGACCACTCCGACCCGTTCGGCTATCTCGCCGACATGATCCGCGGCCTGCTCGACCAACTCGCCATCGGGACAGCACATCTGGTCGGCAACTCCTACGGTGGCGCCGCGGCGTTGCGATTGACACTGGAAGCACCGCAGCGCGTCGACAAACTCGTGTTGATGGGTCCGGGCGGCATCGGCACCACCCGCGGCGCCCCGACCGCAGGACTCAAGGCCTTGTTGTCGTATTACGGCGGCGACGGGCCCAGCCGCGACAAGCTGGCGGCGTTCATCCGCAATTACCTTGTCTACGAGGGTGCCTGCGTGCCGGACAGCCTGATCGACACCCGCTACGCCGCCTCCGTCGACCCCGAGGTGGTCGCCGACCCACCGCTGCGCCGCCCGTCCGGACCGACAGCGCTGCGCACCCTGTGGCGGATGGACCTGACTCGCGACAAGCGCCTGAAAAAGCTTCAGACATCGACGTTGGTGCTGTGGGGCCGCGACGACAAGGTCAACCGACCGAGCGGCGGCCCGATGCTCGCCGGCCTGATGCCCAACGCCGACCTGGTCATCACGTCGCGCACCGGCCATTGGATGCAGTGGGAACGGGCCGAGCTTTTCAACCGAATTGCGGTCGACTTCCTCAGCACACCTTCGGTTTTCGACCGATGA
- a CDS encoding amidohydrolase family protein: MLRIDTHHHLIPPDYRKALQKAGLGAAGGRELPEWSPEWSLQAMAELGVGTAILSVSTPGTAFLPNPADAAALARDINDYAAALAKAHPDRFGFFATAPLPHIDESVDEIARALDELHADGIVLLANNAGTYLGEEGQDPLFAALNDRSAVVFIHPAELPGPSVPGVPPFATDFLLDTTRAAYLLVRNGIRSRYPDIRFILSHAGGFVPYASHRMAVAITADTGRSPADVLDDFATFYFDTALSSSAAALPTLLAFAKPGHITFGSDFPFAPTVAGKIFAAGLETYPGLGADSRAAIERTNALRLFPRLGAAPQPISQSPGQRIRNTVSRSVLRGVTRLTSAS; encoded by the coding sequence ATGCTGCGCATCGATACTCATCACCACCTGATCCCGCCCGATTATCGAAAAGCGTTGCAGAAGGCTGGGCTCGGCGCCGCGGGCGGGCGAGAACTGCCCGAGTGGAGCCCGGAATGGTCGCTGCAGGCGATGGCCGAACTCGGAGTCGGTACCGCGATCCTCTCGGTGTCGACACCCGGTACGGCGTTTCTGCCCAACCCGGCTGACGCGGCCGCGCTCGCGCGTGACATCAACGACTACGCCGCCGCTCTGGCGAAAGCACATCCCGACCGGTTCGGTTTCTTCGCCACCGCGCCGCTTCCACACATCGACGAATCGGTCGACGAGATCGCTCGCGCCCTCGACGAACTTCACGCCGACGGCATTGTGCTGTTGGCCAACAACGCCGGCACGTATCTGGGTGAAGAAGGTCAGGATCCGCTGTTCGCCGCACTGAACGATCGGTCCGCGGTGGTGTTCATTCACCCCGCCGAACTGCCCGGGCCGTCGGTGCCCGGCGTCCCGCCGTTCGCGACCGATTTTCTGCTCGACACGACGCGAGCCGCATACTTGTTGGTGCGCAACGGGATTCGGAGCCGCTATCCCGATATCCGGTTCATCCTCAGCCACGCCGGCGGATTCGTCCCCTACGCCAGTCACCGGATGGCTGTCGCGATCACCGCCGACACCGGTCGCAGCCCGGCCGATGTGCTCGACGACTTCGCCACCTTCTACTTCGACACCGCCCTGTCTTCCAGTGCGGCTGCGTTGCCGACCCTGCTGGCGTTCGCCAAACCGGGTCACATCACGTTCGGCTCCGACTTTCCGTTCGCCCCGACGGTCGCCGGGAAGATCTTCGCGGCCGGTCTGGAGACCTACCCGGGGTTGGGCGCCGACAGCCGCGCTGCCATCGAGCGCACCAACGCCTTGCGGCTGTTTCCACGCCTCGGAGCTGCGCCGCAACCGATTTCGCAGTCGCCAGGCCAGAGGATCCGCAACACGGTCAGCCGATCCGTCCTGCGTGGTGTCACCAGGCTGACGAGTGCCTCATAA
- a CDS encoding 2-keto-4-pentenoate hydratase: MTLTRNVVHEAAELLYGAQAGRSPIGPLTERFPGLDVADAYAIQRVNLSRRLSDGRTVVAHKIGLTSEPMQTLLGVDEPDFGYILDDMVLTNGAAVPADRFCAPRVEPEVAFLLRTPLHGPGVVVDDVYAATEAVAPALEIVDSRIADWELTLPDTIADNASSGAVVLGDWVPLTGEIDLSGVRASLWRNGTEIDSGLGSAVMGDPAAAVAWLANTLASLGTEILPGQFVMSGSFTTAAFVHHGDVAATTISGLGAVSLSFT; the protein is encoded by the coding sequence ATGACGTTGACGCGCAATGTGGTCCACGAAGCTGCCGAATTGCTGTATGGGGCGCAGGCCGGGCGGTCACCGATCGGCCCGCTGACCGAGCGCTTCCCAGGCCTCGACGTCGCGGATGCCTACGCGATACAGCGGGTCAACCTGTCCCGGCGGCTAAGCGATGGACGCACCGTGGTCGCGCACAAGATCGGCCTCACCTCGGAGCCGATGCAAACCCTGCTCGGCGTTGACGAACCCGACTTCGGCTACATCCTCGACGACATGGTGTTGACGAACGGCGCGGCGGTGCCGGCAGACCGGTTCTGCGCGCCGCGGGTCGAGCCGGAAGTGGCTTTCCTCCTCCGCACGCCGCTGCACGGTCCCGGTGTCGTCGTCGACGACGTGTACGCCGCCACTGAGGCGGTGGCTCCCGCGCTGGAGATCGTCGACAGCCGCATCGCCGACTGGGAGCTGACCTTGCCGGATACCATCGCCGACAACGCCAGCTCCGGCGCCGTCGTCCTGGGTGACTGGGTGCCCCTAACCGGCGAGATCGACCTGTCCGGTGTGCGGGCGTCGTTGTGGCGCAACGGGACCGAGATCGACTCCGGTCTGGGCTCAGCGGTGATGGGCGACCCGGCCGCGGCGGTGGCCTGGCTGGCAAACACGCTGGCGTCTTTGGGCACCGAGATCCTGCCCGGCCAGTTCGTCATGTCGGGGTCCTTCACCACCGCCGCTTTCGTGCACCACGGCGATGTCGCGGCCACAACCATCAGCGGCCTGGGCGCAGTCTCGCTGAGCTTCACCTAG
- a CDS encoding acetaldehyde dehydrogenase (acetylating), translating to MAILGSGNIGTDLMIKILVGDGPLTVAAMVGIDPDSDGLAYAARMGVPTADCGVDGLLAMPHFGDIRMVFDATSASAHSANWSKLRDTGVRMIDLTSAAIGPCCVPTVNLDDHLDAPNLNMVAGAGQATVPIVAAVAQSGIVSYAEIVSSVAAKSAGPGTRANIDDVIETTAAALQAIGGAQRGKAVMILNPADPPVLMRNTVYCLLDDPADPGRIETDVLAMVDKVSTYMPGYRLKQRVQFETFSATDPLYIPETGKFTGTRVTVLLEVAGAGDYLPAYAGNVDIMTSAAKATAERVAAHDAETARATT from the coding sequence GTGGCTATCCTCGGGTCGGGCAACATCGGCACCGACTTGATGATCAAAATCCTGGTCGGCGACGGGCCTCTGACCGTGGCGGCCATGGTCGGCATCGACCCTGACTCCGACGGGTTGGCTTACGCCGCCCGGATGGGCGTGCCGACCGCCGATTGCGGCGTCGACGGACTGCTTGCCATGCCGCACTTCGGCGACATCAGAATGGTTTTCGACGCGACCTCTGCTAGCGCGCACAGTGCAAACTGGTCCAAGCTGCGCGATACCGGGGTGCGGATGATTGATCTCACCTCCGCGGCGATCGGCCCGTGCTGTGTACCGACCGTCAACCTCGACGACCACCTAGATGCGCCGAACCTGAACATGGTCGCCGGCGCTGGGCAGGCTACCGTCCCGATAGTCGCCGCAGTGGCGCAGAGCGGGATCGTGTCGTACGCCGAGATCGTCTCGTCGGTCGCGGCGAAGTCGGCCGGTCCGGGCACTCGCGCCAACATCGATGATGTCATCGAAACCACTGCCGCTGCATTGCAAGCCATCGGCGGTGCGCAGCGCGGCAAGGCGGTGATGATCCTGAACCCCGCGGATCCACCCGTTCTGATGCGCAACACTGTCTATTGTCTGCTCGACGATCCGGCCGATCCTGGTCGGATCGAGACCGATGTGTTGGCCATGGTCGACAAGGTAAGCACCTACATGCCGGGCTATCGGCTCAAGCAACGAGTTCAATTCGAAACCTTCTCCGCGACAGACCCGCTGTATATCCCTGAGACCGGCAAGTTCACCGGCACCCGCGTCACGGTCCTCCTCGAGGTGGCTGGCGCCGGAGATTATCTACCCGCCTACGCCGGCAACGTCGACATCATGACGTCGGCGGCCAAGGCCACAGCCGAGCGCGTCGCCGCTCATGACGCCGAAACAGCAAGAGCAACAACATGA
- a CDS encoding VOC family protein yields the protein MNVFGRVHLGYVVVETERFADWRRFGRDAIGMHLDDALPDVMRFRLDDNPCRFLLQRGPAEDVTALGWQVDSHGVFDEILARVTGHGVPVTEGTAEQAGLRGVERLVRFPGPNGLTQELFTRARNGVGPLDMAVRGGFVTGEAGIGHVAVTSTKPHRMRGYYDTVFDARLSDYIDETISGLKFKIRFLRVNQRHHSIAIAAVNRLPINPIRTRVQHVNVQVADLDDMTASYQRVTDQGFRMALAVGQHTNDRELSYYAVTPSGFEWEVGWNPIVVDEKTWEPTTYQGISIWGHTRQGQTIIDKLGQFKTAAHSLLHREDTVPALAGAGIPD from the coding sequence ATGAACGTGTTTGGACGGGTTCACCTCGGCTACGTCGTCGTCGAGACCGAAAGGTTCGCCGACTGGCGGCGCTTCGGGCGCGACGCCATCGGCATGCATCTCGACGACGCGCTGCCCGACGTGATGCGATTCCGCCTCGACGACAACCCGTGCCGGTTTCTGCTGCAACGCGGGCCCGCCGAGGATGTCACCGCTCTCGGCTGGCAGGTCGACAGCCACGGCGTATTCGACGAAATACTCGCCCGCGTCACCGGCCACGGTGTGCCGGTCACCGAGGGGACCGCGGAGCAGGCCGGGCTGCGGGGCGTCGAACGTCTGGTCCGCTTCCCCGGCCCGAACGGCTTGACGCAAGAACTGTTCACCCGGGCCCGCAACGGCGTTGGGCCGCTGGACATGGCGGTGCGCGGCGGCTTCGTCACGGGCGAAGCCGGCATCGGCCATGTCGCCGTCACCTCCACCAAGCCGCATCGGATGCGCGGCTACTACGACACCGTGTTCGATGCCCGCCTGAGCGACTACATCGACGAGACGATCAGCGGCCTGAAGTTCAAAATCCGCTTCCTGCGGGTCAATCAACGCCACCACTCCATCGCGATCGCGGCGGTCAACCGGCTGCCGATCAACCCGATCCGCACCCGTGTCCAGCACGTCAACGTCCAGGTCGCCGATCTCGACGACATGACCGCGTCGTACCAGCGCGTGACAGATCAGGGGTTCCGTATGGCGCTGGCCGTCGGGCAGCACACCAACGACCGGGAGCTGTCCTACTACGCGGTCACGCCGTCCGGCTTCGAATGGGAAGTCGGCTGGAATCCCATTGTCGTCGACGAGAAGACCTGGGAGCCAACCACATATCAGGGCATCAGTATCTGGGGGCACACTCGGCAGGGCCAGACGATCATCGACAAACTCGGCCAGTTCAAGACCGCGGCCCATTCGCTGCTGCACCGCGAAGACACCGTGCCCGCGCTGGCCGGCGCCGGCATACCAGACTGA
- a CDS encoding TetR/AcrR family transcriptional regulator has protein sequence MDRIVATALQIVDDEGADALSMRSLAQRLHSGTATLYRHFASRADLIASVVDHIFGTVELDVAGLSAMPWQEACKAAAHSMLDALRRHQKVTPLIAGHVPVGPNALAARERMIAFLLANEFPPALAARTYATLARYILGFAIQLNGIPADVDDGLSQVFQNLDPLQFPATFAVADSLPVPWEDEFAFGLDLIVGGLARAIHPPPASPPGPPRQ, from the coding sequence CTGGATCGGATCGTCGCGACGGCTCTGCAGATCGTCGACGACGAAGGGGCCGACGCCCTGTCGATGCGATCGCTGGCGCAGCGGCTTCATTCCGGAACCGCCACGTTGTACCGGCACTTCGCCAGCCGTGCGGATCTGATCGCCAGCGTCGTCGATCACATCTTCGGGACGGTCGAGTTGGACGTCGCGGGCCTCAGCGCAATGCCGTGGCAGGAGGCGTGTAAAGCGGCGGCGCACAGCATGCTTGATGCGCTGCGCCGGCATCAGAAGGTGACGCCGCTGATCGCCGGTCACGTGCCGGTCGGGCCGAACGCCCTGGCCGCCCGCGAACGGATGATCGCATTCCTGCTCGCCAACGAATTCCCACCGGCGCTGGCCGCGCGCACCTACGCGACATTGGCCCGCTACATCCTGGGCTTCGCCATCCAGCTCAACGGCATCCCCGCCGATGTTGACGACGGCCTCTCCCAGGTCTTCCAGAACCTCGATCCGCTTCAGTTCCCCGCCACCTTCGCCGTCGCGGACAGCCTCCCGGTGCCCTGGGAAGACGAGTTCGCGTTTGGGCTCGATTTGATCGTCGGCGGACTGGCTCGCGCGATTCATCCGCCACCGGCGTCGCCGCCGGGTCCACCGCGTCAGTAG
- a CDS encoding NADPH:quinone oxidoreductase family protein, with translation MRAAQLTRLDGPDGVEVGEIDEPSGDGIVVDVHAAGAAFPDALLTRGLYQYRPDPPFVLGAEIAGVVRSAPSGAHVRAGDRVVGLTMLTGGMAEVAVLQPDRVFKLPDNVSFAAGAGLLFNDLTVYFALTVRGRLQAGETVLVHGAAGGIGTSALRLAPVLGASRVIAVVSTQDKAEIAKAAGATDVVLADGFKDAVKELTGGRGVDVVVDPVGGDRFTDSLRSLAPAGRLLVIGFTGGEIPTVKVNRLLLNNIDVVGVGWGAWAGKHPDALAEQWAALEQLLASGQLPPPEPMVYPLEEAAAAIASLENRTAKGKVVLRIRD, from the coding sequence ATGCGCGCGGCACAGTTGACGCGACTCGATGGCCCGGACGGCGTCGAGGTCGGCGAGATCGATGAACCCAGCGGCGACGGAATTGTCGTCGACGTCCACGCCGCGGGAGCGGCCTTCCCCGATGCGCTGCTGACGCGGGGCCTCTACCAGTACCGGCCGGACCCGCCGTTCGTGTTGGGTGCCGAGATCGCCGGCGTGGTCCGCTCGGCGCCGTCGGGCGCACACGTCAGGGCCGGCGATCGGGTCGTCGGGCTGACCATGCTCACTGGCGGCATGGCCGAAGTCGCGGTGCTGCAGCCCGACCGGGTGTTCAAGCTGCCGGACAACGTGAGCTTCGCCGCCGGCGCGGGTCTGCTGTTCAACGACCTGACGGTGTATTTCGCGCTAACCGTCCGCGGCCGGCTGCAGGCCGGTGAGACGGTGCTGGTACACGGCGCCGCCGGCGGCATCGGCACGTCGGCGCTGCGGTTGGCGCCGGTGCTCGGGGCGTCGCGCGTCATCGCCGTCGTGAGCACTCAGGACAAAGCCGAGATCGCCAAGGCAGCCGGAGCGACCGATGTCGTGCTGGCCGACGGGTTCAAAGACGCGGTCAAGGAACTGACGGGCGGTCGCGGCGTCGACGTCGTGGTCGACCCGGTCGGCGGAGACCGGTTCACCGACTCGCTGCGCTCACTTGCCCCGGCAGGCCGGCTGCTGGTGATCGGCTTCACCGGCGGCGAGATCCCCACGGTCAAGGTGAATCGGCTGCTGCTGAACAACATTGACGTGGTGGGTGTCGGCTGGGGCGCCTGGGCAGGAAAGCACCCCGACGCGCTGGCCGAGCAGTGGGCCGCGCTCGAGCAGCTGCTCGCCTCGGGCCAGTTGCCGCCGCCCGAGCCAATGGTCTACCCGCTCGAGGAGGCCGCCGCGGCGATCGCGTCGCTGGAGAATCGCACCGCGAAAGGCAAAGTCGTCCTGCGCATTCGGGACTGA
- a CDS encoding bifunctional 3-(3-hydroxy-phenyl)propionate/3-hydroxycinnamic acid hydroxylase — MTTPDTYDVAVIGYGPTGATAANLLGRLGLKVLVIERDPDVYGRARAISTDEEVMRIWQSVGLDQRLQRDMLPDRPLNFVDANGVPFIDLKITARGSGHPAQQFLYQPAVDHVLRDGVERFADVEVLLEHECLRVHSDDDRVELMLADLRTDTLKRVHAGYVIAADGGSSPTRCQLGVGYTGRTYSERWVVIDTKVLRPWEGHDRLRFHCNPDRPTVDCPTPLDHHRWEYPARAGELEQDLLRHEAIWKVLNDQGITEENVEILRAVIYSHHVRVADRWRVGRVFLAGDAAHAMPPWIGQGMSAGVRDVANLCWKLAAVLKGQAPESLLDTYQAERKPHVTEVTRRACRTGRIITERNRIVATARNHVFRALTRLPGLDARLQKITWIPDARYADGFFTADGHRAVGWQIPQPWITDADGARVRLDELLGGQWTVLHTSASPAAAHTWTAAGVPTLRITEPTLVGWLRRKKAAAVVLRPDGFIYAAAQAGRPLPPPPVGYNCSAITRTEANA, encoded by the coding sequence GTGACCACTCCAGATACGTACGACGTGGCGGTGATTGGCTACGGCCCGACCGGCGCAACCGCAGCCAACCTATTGGGCCGCCTCGGCCTGAAAGTGCTTGTGATTGAGCGTGACCCGGATGTCTACGGCCGGGCCAGAGCGATCTCGACCGATGAAGAGGTCATGCGGATCTGGCAGTCCGTCGGCTTGGACCAGCGGCTGCAGCGAGACATGCTCCCCGACCGTCCGCTGAACTTCGTCGACGCCAACGGTGTGCCGTTCATCGATTTGAAAATCACTGCACGGGGCTCGGGCCATCCGGCGCAACAGTTCCTGTATCAGCCGGCCGTTGATCACGTGCTGCGCGACGGCGTCGAGCGATTCGCCGACGTCGAGGTGCTGCTGGAACACGAATGCCTGCGCGTGCATTCCGACGATGACCGCGTCGAGCTGATGCTGGCTGACCTTCGAACCGACACGCTGAAGCGGGTGCATGCCGGCTACGTCATCGCCGCCGACGGCGGGTCGTCGCCGACCCGGTGCCAACTCGGCGTCGGTTACACCGGACGGACCTACAGCGAGCGCTGGGTCGTCATCGACACCAAGGTGCTGCGGCCGTGGGAAGGCCACGACCGGTTGCGATTTCACTGCAATCCGGACCGGCCGACCGTCGACTGTCCAACCCCCTTGGACCACCACCGATGGGAATACCCCGCGCGGGCAGGCGAACTCGAGCAGGACTTACTCCGCCACGAGGCGATTTGGAAGGTGCTGAACGATCAGGGCATCACCGAGGAGAACGTCGAGATCTTGCGAGCAGTGATTTACAGCCACCACGTCCGCGTCGCCGACCGGTGGCGGGTAGGGCGGGTCTTTTTGGCCGGGGATGCCGCGCACGCGATGCCGCCGTGGATCGGCCAGGGTATGTCGGCCGGTGTTCGCGACGTCGCCAACCTGTGCTGGAAGCTCGCCGCGGTATTGAAAGGGCAAGCTCCGGAGTCGCTGCTCGATACCTATCAAGCCGAGCGCAAACCACATGTCACCGAGGTGACGCGGCGGGCCTGTCGCACGGGGCGGATCATCACCGAACGCAACCGCATCGTCGCCACCGCGCGCAATCACGTGTTTCGGGCGCTCACGCGGCTGCCGGGTCTGGATGCCCGGCTGCAGAAAATAACCTGGATTCCCGACGCCCGATACGCCGACGGTTTCTTCACCGCGGACGGCCACCGAGCCGTTGGCTGGCAGATCCCGCAACCATGGATCACGGATGCCGACGGTGCACGCGTTCGCCTCGACGAGCTGCTTGGCGGCCAATGGACGGTCCTGCACACCAGTGCATCACCGGCCGCCGCCCACACCTGGACCGCAGCAGGAGTTCCGACGCTTCGCATCACCGAACCCACGCTCGTCGGTTGGTTGCGGCGCAAGAAGGCGGCCGCCGTGGTACTGCGTCCTGACGGATTCATCTATGCCGCAGCCCAAGCCGGACGGCCACTTCCGCCGCCGCCGGTCGGATACAACTGTTCCGCGATCACCAGAACTGAGGCCAACGCATGA
- a CDS encoding pyridoxamine 5'-phosphate oxidase family protein — protein MLLPLADEPFTVPTDRDMLPSERRTFVRTHRTCVYGYRRMHDGPAMSIVYYIPTDDDELLVSTMAGRGKTKAIARDGKVSLCILDERWPFAYLQVYADAVIERDRDLVVDVMMAVAGRMSGQPLGEEARPFVEAMAAEENRVVVRCRPYATFAQPPRHLHRNDQEEVITHWVSGTVAWDAADPV, from the coding sequence ATGCTTCTTCCACTAGCGGACGAGCCGTTTACGGTTCCGACCGACCGCGACATGCTGCCTTCGGAACGGCGCACATTCGTGCGCACCCACCGCACCTGTGTCTACGGCTACCGCCGGATGCACGATGGACCGGCGATGTCGATCGTCTACTACATTCCGACCGACGACGACGAGCTGCTGGTGTCCACCATGGCGGGTCGCGGCAAGACCAAAGCCATTGCCCGCGATGGGAAAGTGAGTCTCTGCATCCTCGACGAGCGGTGGCCGTTCGCTTATCTGCAGGTGTACGCCGACGCAGTGATCGAGCGCGATCGCGATCTGGTAGTCGACGTCATGATGGCCGTCGCCGGGCGGATGTCCGGCCAGCCACTCGGCGAGGAAGCTCGGCCATTCGTCGAAGCGATGGCCGCAGAAGAGAATCGGGTCGTCGTGCGGTGCCGGCCATACGCGACGTTTGCCCAACCGCCGCGGCATCTGCATCGCAACGATCAGGAGGAGGTCATCACGCACTGGGTATCGGGCACGGTCGCATGGGACGCGGCGGACCCGGTCTGA
- a CDS encoding amidohydrolase family protein, whose protein sequence is MSPNRPDAERVDILVEDDRLAGIGESPDRRDADVVELPGRIVIPGLINAHLHTWQSALRLKGADWTLPQYLHNVHGDVAPRYTPDDIHIGNLAGALNQINCGTTTLGDWCHNCITREHTDAAVEALRQSGIRAVFLHGTPQRDPPDAAHPLDDIDRLLDGPGGAGELLTVGLAVRGPQYSTPDVAVADLRAADERGLIASMHQSGGSPTGAWEAVRTAVLLGPRTNVVHGAGLTDEWLATLVDLGVSFTTTPENELGQGHCVPMTGRLLALGTAPSLGTDTDTAVSGEVLTAARIALAHQRGLDHEEHRCETGMMSTRASISSKQALSWATVEGARALGLTDRVGRLEQGMQADLVVIDPRSLNLWPAHDPIAAALHAGVADIEAVMIAGRWRKRDHSLMDINSDEVRNRLRESGERLLMRHSSAW, encoded by the coding sequence ATGTCGCCGAATCGGCCCGACGCAGAACGTGTTGACATTCTGGTGGAGGACGATCGGCTCGCCGGCATCGGCGAGTCCCCCGATCGACGCGACGCCGACGTCGTGGAGTTACCAGGGCGCATTGTCATTCCTGGTCTGATCAACGCTCATCTGCACACCTGGCAGAGCGCGCTCCGCCTCAAGGGCGCTGACTGGACGCTGCCGCAGTACCTGCACAACGTGCATGGCGACGTAGCGCCGCGATACACCCCCGACGATATTCACATCGGCAATCTGGCCGGTGCGTTGAACCAAATAAATTGCGGAACAACGACACTGGGCGACTGGTGCCACAACTGCATCACCCGTGAGCACACTGACGCGGCAGTGGAAGCTCTTCGGCAGTCTGGAATCCGTGCCGTTTTCCTGCACGGCACACCACAACGCGACCCTCCCGATGCCGCGCATCCGCTGGACGACATCGATCGGCTGCTCGACGGTCCGGGCGGCGCAGGGGAGTTGCTGACCGTTGGATTGGCCGTCCGGGGTCCGCAATATTCGACACCCGATGTGGCGGTTGCCGATCTGCGTGCGGCCGACGAACGGGGTCTGATCGCCTCGATGCACCAGAGTGGTGGGAGCCCGACGGGCGCATGGGAAGCGGTACGCACCGCGGTATTGTTAGGTCCTCGCACAAACGTCGTGCACGGCGCCGGCCTCACCGACGAGTGGCTCGCAACGCTGGTCGACTTAGGCGTCAGTTTCACCACGACGCCGGAAAATGAACTCGGTCAAGGCCACTGCGTACCGATGACCGGACGACTATTGGCGCTCGGTACCGCGCCGTCCCTTGGCACCGACACGGACACCGCGGTGTCCGGGGAGGTTCTGACCGCGGCACGCATCGCGTTGGCCCATCAGCGTGGCCTTGACCACGAGGAGCATCGCTGCGAGACCGGGATGATGTCGACGAGGGCGTCCATCAGTAGCAAGCAGGCGCTGTCGTGGGCGACCGTCGAAGGAGCACGAGCACTTGGTCTCACCGATCGGGTTGGCCGACTCGAGCAAGGCATGCAGGCAGATTTGGTCGTCATCGACCCTCGGTCGCTGAACCTCTGGCCGGCCCACGACCCGATTGCCGCCGCGCTGCACGCGGGTGTCGCCGATATCGAGGCGGTGATGATCGCGGGACGATGGCGCAAGCGCGACCACTCTCTGATGGATATCAATTCCGACGAAGTCAGAAACAGGCTGCGCGAGTCCGGCGAGCGGTTGCTTATGAGGCACTCGTCAGCCTGGTGA